In the genome of Kwoniella shandongensis chromosome 6, complete sequence, one region contains:
- a CDS encoding pH-response regulator protein palC, whose amino-acid sequence MPPYLFPLPTTSLITFSSILHDPSSSYTSVLSEATAARTRLHLALKGVAENEPSSSALAVLDAVQVYLPYLRGIVACLDADELLFKGEPTFPWRAPLTHYTMTSPLLPLISIHGEHLFVILTYTLALSNYAHSILASLPVFELQAGASKSAGAAPHMSTEDEKRTAAGLTRAVDLLCQASGVAEWAAENVCLTVEPIKSASGGRLGKHRWPAESSRETFMGLSTMFLADAHLTAIRKLLLPVLPHTLFAPPGPPLPSNHPSASLLGKLYLHVTKMYISSRALLKVHQTSPSFSGEGSHRKLFGMLDKDKELPEADSVEGEIIPPLKRYLRKESLLALALSHKWMGVDAGENGKGAKVGEAIAWCKDAQEKLEKLEDSKMREKMKGLGLGRGNERKKEERKARKGRVEREVEDVKAWIKTYTKMNDTVAFQPIPPMSSLMTSSGRSIFASKPFTPPPSKFEPNRRARLDNADGEDEGEDAERDEVVEANYAGKGNYY is encoded by the exons ATGCCACCATACCTCTTCCCACtacccaccacctccttgatcaccttctcttccatcctccatgATCCGTCGTCCAGCTACACCTCTGTGCTTTCTGAAGCTACAGCAGCGAGGACAAGGTTACACCTGGCCTTGAAGGGGGTTGCGGAGAACGAACCTAGTTCAAGCGCGTTGGCCGTGCTTGAT GCCGTACAGGTGTATTTGCCGTACTTGCGCGGTATCGTAGCTTGTCTAGATGCCGACGAGCTGCTATTCAAGGGAGAGCCGA CATTCCCGTGGCGCGCACCTTTAACGCATTACACAATGACCTCGCCCCTCCTCCCGCTCATATCCATTCACGGCGaacacctcttcgtcatcctcacctACACGCTCGCTCTATCGAACTATGCCCATTCCATCCTGGCATCTCTCCCTGTATTCGAACTGCAAGCTGGCGCGTCCAAGTCGGCAGGAGCAGCACCGCATATGTCAACGGAAGATGAGAAACGGACTGCGGCAGGTCTGACACGAGCGGTAGACTTGCTCTGTCAAGCTAGTGGGGTGGCAGAATGGGCTGCCGAAAACGTGTGTTTGACGGTGGAACCAATCAAATCTGCTAGCGGGGGAAGATTGGGCAAACATAGATGGCCAGCTGAATCGAGTCGTGAGACTTTCATGGGTTTATCAAC GATGTTCCTTGCGGATGCTCATCTCACTGCTATTCGAAAATTACTCCTACCAGTCCTTCCACATAccctcttcgctcctcctgGTCCACCTTTACCATCCAATCATCCTTCCGCCTCCTTGCTGGGCAAATTATATCTCCACGTCACGAAGATgtacatctcatctcgaGCTTTGCTCAAAGTACATCAGACTTCCCCATCATTCTCGGGAGAAGGATCTCATCGAAAACTTTTCGGCATGTTGGATAAAGATAAAGAATTACCAGAAGCCGATTCTGTAGAAGGTGAAATCATACCGCCTCTCAAACGCTATCTGCGCAAAGAATCATTGTTGGCTCTGGCGCTCTCGCACAAATGGATGGGGGTTGATGCGGGGGAGAATGGAAAGGGCGCGAAAGTGGGAGAAGCGATCGCATGGTGTAAAGATGCTCAGGAGAAATTGGAAAAATTGGAAGATTcaaagatgagagagaagatgaagggttTAGGTTTGGGTAGAGGcaacgagaggaagaaggaggagagaaaggcgagaaagggaagagtggaaagggaagtggaggatgttAAGGCTTGGATCAAAACGTATACAAAGATGAATGATACG GTTGCATTTCAACCCATACCACCTATGTCATCGTTGATGACATCCTCGGGTCGTTCTATCTTCGCTTCAAAACCATTCACTCCTCCCCCAAGCAAGTTTGAGCCGAATCGCAGAGCGAGGTTGGACAACGCCGATGGTGAGGACGAGGGCGAGGAtgcggagagggatgaggtggtggaggcgaaCTATGCTGGGAAGGGTAATTACTATTGA